The genomic DNA agggttttttttttttttttttttttttttactggtttactTTGAAGTGAACTTAACCTGCCCTAAACATTTTACAAAGTGACAGCATTGATGTGTGGCCACCTTGCCTACAAGTTCTTATGTTAGCAAAGATTATGCAGTCCCCCCTCTTGGCGCCAAGTCCTGCCTCTTGTCTTTCATCCATCAAATGCCAGAGCTTCCACTACCCACTGAAGTTCTTTTGACAGTTGAGTGGCAGATCTGGGTCTTGGTGCCAGGAGGTGTTGGGTCGTAATCTCACCCTGGACAGAAATTGAGACCTCATGTAGTAGTTGTAACCTTAGAAATATTTCGGGCAAGGgttcaagtgatactaaagtccttgttgttgttgttatgttgttttttttttttgtttttttttttaaagaaaaaaaaattatacttacctgctctgtgtagtggttttgcacagagcatcccagatcctcctcttctcggttccctctcTGGCGCTCCTGACCACTTCCTCCTGTTgaatgtccccacagcaagcagcttgctatgggggtatccgagctgagccgcagctccgtgtgtccattcagacaaagagccgcagccctgccccctctctctcctcattggctcactgaatttgacagcagcgggagccaatggcgcttcactgCAGTCTCAGCCAATGATGAGGGAGATTCCCGGACAGCCGACTCTctcttgcaacatcgctggatcgagagggggctcaggaagtattaggggggctactgcacacagaaggcattttcttaatgcatggaatggattaagataaaataaaccttttgactttacaaacactttcgcTTTAAAGCAGGAATGTACTTAATATAATCAGCAAAACACATTTACTTTCAATCTGTGCATACCTGAGTAACCATTTCATGGATCTGTAAATTGTAAAGGAGTTTCAGCGCGTCAtcttttatctgcaaaaaaaaactCAGCTGTTAGTCAGTTTGACCAAGCTTAAAGTTATAGGATCAGGACTTTTTTATACCATATTGAGCTGCTTTTTTCTGCACACCATTGTACATGTATAGTGTGAATTGGGCACATAGATCAATCGTTTTCCATGTGCCTTGTTCCCTTCATACCGTACAAGTGTAGtagtgtgcaaaaaaatgcagctCAGTGGACATGGCGTTAACAAAGTGTAAAGAATTTGTGATCCACTTAATTATATGTATTTTGTTCTAAATGTTTGTGAAAGAGCATTTCAAATAACATTTGTGAGCTGTTGCAAAATTCAGTTTTGACTAAAATGCCTGATGGCTTATGCAACATTTTCCTTCCATCTTTAACACTTTTCTTACTTGATATACAATGAATGTTGTACATACCTGCTGCTCAACCTTGTCAATAACCGTCATTGCAAATAATGTCTCTTCTGTTGAATTTTTCCACTTGACAAAACCAGCAGCAGCTATCCCCAGATTCCATACAGGCTCCATATCTGGTGCTACATTGCCAAACTTATCTGCAAGTTAAATGGTCAGATAAACTTGTTTGTGTTCATTTCTATATCACAGGCATATGATGACATAAAACAGAGATTACTGTGAAAATTCCAAAATCAAACAGTTAGTAGATTCAGAGAGGAATGGCAGATACGTTATATCCAAATCCTAGTTTTTATGTAAAAGTCAGGCTTGGCACTGCCCTCTTTAACCTCTAAGCTTCCAAGTTGATCCTCTTATGTGATGGCCTCACTGACCAATAAGAAGGATAGAAGTCTGACAGTCTGAAGCAAGTTTGACTTTTAGGGCTCAGGCACACTATATGCGGTGACCTGCAGTTTTCTGCACTTGCTAAACGCAGATCACCACTAGAGCGCATagaaaataattattattttctatgtgccccattcacaTTACAATGCTGGTGTGATATGCAACATTCCACACTGCACTGGACGGCACCCCATGTCTCCGCAACACACATAAATTAAGTGTCACATAGTTGGGGGGAAACAATATGAATAAAACCAAGCAGTGTGATGCGCTGTAACACTACTGCCAGCACTGCCCTAGCCTGCATGGTAAAAATGGTGCATTTAAAATGTACAGGCTAGTGCGAATCATCAACTGCTAATATCACTGGATCTGCTGATCATTTTAACTTTCATTTTCCCTGAAGGCATCTTGCTTTGGTATGTTTAGTCTTGTGCTTAGATAAAATTACTAGGTTTattttaaagaattaaaaaaaaaaaatacctgggaTGTTTTCAGCTACCAGCGGttctttattgtttttcattttcgtGTAAAATTCTTGGTCCTGAGTTGCTGTGTAATTCTCTGGCTTGGTTTGCAAGGTAAATTTGACATCAGGAGGACAGTTCTTGTCACTGTAATACAAGACCTCTGCAGTGCACATGATTTCAGGTTGCTGCAGAGATATGAAAATAAAGGCATTGTATGGTCTCATcatacactttaatttttataACTGTAGAATTgttatagcaatacaaacaatagtaatttgtgacaatccaatataagtttacatgaaaaatctcctttcatgttgtgagttcttcctgtctgctggctatctctttccacaacttcctggattccctccaTGCTTTGCAACTTCGCCTCTGCAGTTTACTTCCAATCTCTAagcactacatatcccatgatgccttgctgcctgcaagccgtgatttctgtactgactccacctcctgaatctcctcctctcagcacccctGTAATACAGAAGACGGGCTCTGTGaaatctgtgacacagcagtgcctattaACAAGGCATAGCAAAtaagtgtcacagaattcaagatcCTTACTAAGTTTAAAATCTTCAAGATTGCTCAGATTAATAggcgtaggctagaaataattgaaatacaatgtagaaatgAATATAGAATTTTACATTTTGAGCATATCCTTACTGATTTccattgttaaagcggagttccagaccGATTTTAAAAGGCACAGTTTGGTTCAGTTCTGTAATCCTTAAACGAGTTGtatatgcattctatacattaagataacaattattctgtgtgtagcagcctccccagcaccccctaatttacttacctgagcccccctctccagcaatgtccacgaatgtctaagccatccgggacacccttcctgattggctgagacacagcagcgacaccattggctcccgcggctgtcagtcagccaatcaggggagagatggggtggggccaggtcggggctcagtgtctgaatggacacacggggctctgacttggctcgggtgcccccatagcaagctgctggctgtggtggcactcgataggagggaggggccaggagcaccaaagagggacccgagaagaggaggatccgggctgctctgtgcaaaaccaactgcacagaggaggcaagtatgatatgatatgtttgttattaaaaaaaaaaaaatgagactttacaatttgAAGTGGAAGTCCAGGCAAAAGCTAACTAATGGcgaacctgctctctgccacattctaaacctgatctatctaaccctgtaaagcaaatatcactgtacttacctattctgcagctgATCTGGTCCGGTTTCCAGTGGCGGAAGTTGTGTACAGGAGAGGACCAACAACGACTGTGAAACAATTggaaagtgacgtcacccatagagttactatggggcttctgttgtcggctgcctctcctgcaccccGCCTCCACACTTTGAAGCCGCCGCTGATGCTGGGACCGGGCCAGATCAGCTGCAGAATAGGTGAGTACACCGATTTTTGCTTTACGGGTTTAGAATGTAGCAGAGAGCAGGTTTAGCTTGGCATTAGTTAGGTCTAgcgtggacttccactttaatacatcattacat from Aquarana catesbeiana isolate 2022-GZ linkage group LG04, ASM4218655v1, whole genome shotgun sequence includes the following:
- the LXN gene encoding latexin, whose amino-acid sequence is MEPINPSHYPASRAAAVVQHYINYKMGTPHRLYERQQVTSASKESIAGMGNKYHLTFSIKDTVNKQPEIMCTAEVLYYSDKNCPPDVKFTLQTKPENYTATQDQEFYTKMKNNKEPLVAENIPDKFGNVAPDMEPVWNLGIAAAGFVKWKNSTEETLFAMTVIDKVEQQIKDDALKLLYNLQIHEMVTQEMISWQIEVTWNPSEGLKIKNQKRLPKRN